The following proteins come from a genomic window of Streptomyces sp. NBC_00539:
- a CDS encoding helix-turn-helix domain-containing protein — protein MLDTRLISTQERILLEQPGFGRRLRQLRQQQGKSQADLTGPGMSATYLSRLESGARRPTDRAVAYLSEKLGVPLRTLAEQPEDSLADVVATIASLSERELDAETGRILSEALRGDPGSDLMTRWHGLTQLGRVYEVVGDSPAQRDTLTELTALGEELGRPALQVRARIWMARCARDVGDANAARQAVREALALSEQHHLRISASDHVRSKLVLVSAEAELGDLAEAARLSDEVCEALGSTRGTLAAEAYWTAATVSTRQGNHPRAFARLTEALAAIDSRDDLMLWIRLRLAAASLSIQAMPARLDDAQSYLDSVEPALELTGTPRHLQELLFLKAKLAFHQGDVERSTELAARVKDGAPLLSYRDQVRFEVLEGLLAMYAGDPDARRRLTDLAAKVQTANMPDLAAEVWRTVAENSGR, from the coding sequence GTGTTGGACACTCGGTTGATCTCCACACAGGAGCGGATTTTGCTGGAGCAGCCAGGATTCGGCCGTCGCTTGCGGCAACTGCGGCAGCAGCAGGGCAAATCGCAAGCCGATCTGACAGGCCCGGGCATGTCCGCCACGTACCTCTCGCGTCTTGAGTCCGGCGCACGCAGACCCACCGACCGGGCCGTCGCCTACCTCTCGGAAAAGCTCGGCGTCCCGCTGCGCACCCTCGCGGAGCAGCCCGAGGACAGCCTGGCCGACGTGGTGGCCACCATCGCCTCCCTCTCCGAGCGCGAACTGGACGCCGAGACCGGCCGGATCCTCTCCGAAGCCCTGCGCGGCGATCCGGGTTCGGACCTCATGACCCGCTGGCACGGGCTGACCCAACTCGGTCGCGTCTACGAGGTCGTGGGGGATTCCCCGGCCCAGCGCGACACCCTGACCGAGCTCACCGCGCTCGGCGAGGAGCTGGGGCGCCCCGCACTCCAGGTCCGCGCCCGGATCTGGATGGCCCGCTGCGCCCGTGACGTCGGTGACGCGAATGCGGCCCGGCAGGCCGTGCGCGAGGCGCTCGCCCTGAGCGAGCAGCACCACCTGCGCATCTCGGCCTCCGACCACGTCCGCAGCAAGCTCGTCCTCGTCTCGGCCGAAGCCGAACTGGGCGACCTGGCCGAAGCGGCACGGCTCAGCGACGAGGTCTGCGAGGCGCTCGGATCCACGCGCGGGACACTGGCCGCCGAGGCGTACTGGACGGCGGCCACCGTCAGCACGCGCCAGGGGAACCATCCGCGGGCCTTCGCCCGCCTGACGGAGGCCCTGGCCGCCATCGACAGCCGCGATGACCTCATGCTGTGGATCAGGCTGCGGCTGGCCGCCGCGTCCTTGTCCATCCAGGCCATGCCGGCGCGGCTCGACGACGCCCAGTCCTACCTGGACAGTGTCGAGCCCGCCCTGGAACTCACCGGCACGCCCCGCCACCTCCAGGAGCTGCTGTTCCTCAAGGCCAAGCTGGCGTTCCACCAGGGCGACGTCGAGCGGTCCACCGAGCTGGCCGCCCGGGTCAAGGACGGCGCCCCGCTGCTCTCCTACCGGGACCAGGTCCGCTTCGAAGTGCTGGAGGGCCTCCTCGCGATGTACGCCGGCGACCCGGATGCCCGGCGCCGCCTCACGGACCTCGCGGCGAAGGTGCAGACGGCCAACATGCCGGACCTCGCCGCCGAGGTCTGGCGGACGGTCGCCGAGAACAGCGGGCGGTAG
- a CDS encoding cytochrome P450 — MIQTDAHPTVRHNAFDPPAELAKYRENEPVRRMRYPDGHIGWLVTSHALGRKLLADQRFSARSEFKRAPVSRPGADPFYGAKALPGWLVDMDPPEHTRLRQQLAGKFTARRMREMRPQIERIVDGLLDAMAERGGPVDLVEAFALPVPSLMICELLGVPYSERAAFQRNSEILFSLNATAAEASEAMDRLYGFLRGLAADDGDGPGAGDGTGLLAMLAADGTLDAEEIAGVGVLLLTAGHESTSSSLSLSTLALLAHPDQLAVFRDDPSITDNAVEELLRHLSVFHFGVPRTPLEDVEFEGHLFRRGESVTVSIPAANRDPAWFEDPDRLDFTRKTAGHMAFGYGIHQCLGQNLVRMEMRTALPALFRRFPTLALAVPPEEVPLAADMSVYGVHRLPVTW; from the coding sequence ATGATCCAGACCGACGCGCACCCGACCGTGCGGCACAACGCCTTCGACCCGCCGGCCGAGCTGGCCAAGTACCGCGAGAACGAACCCGTCCGGCGGATGCGTTACCCCGACGGCCACATCGGCTGGCTGGTCACCAGCCACGCCCTGGGCCGCAAGCTGCTGGCGGACCAGCGTTTCAGCGCCCGCTCGGAGTTCAAGCGCGCCCCCGTGTCGCGGCCCGGGGCCGACCCGTTCTACGGGGCGAAGGCCCTGCCGGGCTGGCTGGTCGACATGGATCCGCCCGAGCACACCCGGCTGCGCCAGCAGCTGGCGGGGAAGTTCACCGCCCGCCGGATGCGGGAGATGCGCCCGCAGATCGAGCGCATCGTCGACGGGCTGCTGGACGCCATGGCCGAGCGCGGCGGGCCCGTGGACCTGGTCGAGGCGTTCGCCCTGCCGGTGCCCTCGCTGATGATCTGCGAGCTGCTGGGGGTCCCGTACAGCGAGCGGGCCGCGTTCCAGCGCAACAGCGAGATCCTCTTCAGCCTCAACGCGACGGCCGCCGAGGCGTCCGAGGCGATGGACCGCCTGTACGGGTTCCTGCGCGGACTCGCGGCGGACGACGGCGACGGCCCCGGCGCGGGCGACGGGACGGGACTGCTGGCCATGCTGGCCGCGGACGGCACGCTCGACGCCGAGGAGATCGCCGGCGTCGGCGTGCTGCTCCTGACGGCCGGGCACGAATCCACCTCCAGCTCGCTGAGCCTGAGCACGCTGGCCCTGCTGGCCCACCCGGACCAGCTCGCGGTGTTCCGTGACGATCCCTCGATCACCGACAACGCCGTCGAGGAACTCCTGCGCCACCTCTCGGTCTTCCACTTCGGTGTGCCGCGCACGCCGCTGGAGGACGTGGAGTTCGAGGGCCACCTCTTCCGGCGGGGCGAGTCGGTCACCGTGTCGATCCCGGCGGCCAACCGCGATCCGGCCTGGTTCGAGGACCCGGACCGGCTGGACTTCACCCGCAAGACGGCAGGCCACATGGCCTTCGGGTACGGCATCCACCAGTGCCTGGGCCAGAACCTGGTCCGCATGGAGATGCGCACGGCCCTGCCCGCGCTGTTCCGGCGCTTCCCCACCCTCGCCCTGGCCGTCCCGCCGGAAGAGGTCCCGCTCGCCGCGGACATGAGCGTCTACGGCGTCCACCGGCTCCCGGTCACCTGGTAA
- a CDS encoding glycine amidinotransferase: MKLNSYDEWSSLKEVVVGSADNYAQRVRDLTFDMFISDNLTGARGYYPSIRVSEDGATSESPERIAFRQRLADELVEDVEGMADTLRSLGITVHRPLAPEKFDRGVSTPFWSAPVTPPLNVRDNTLILGDEIIETPPMLRARYFETKFLSQIFQDYFLQGARWTTMPRPVMTDNSFDPGNVATAAPNVEVPLEPRPSPYDVGLEMLIDGANALRFGRDVIVNISNANHALAVDWLERHLEGRFRVHRMHKLTQSHIDSVIVALRPGTLLLRSEGVRDYLPEALRNWDVIVAPTPALEDYPQYEGGDPIPPSPYIDLNLLSIDESTVMVNDACKTLIRTLEQHGFTVVPVRHRHRRLFGGGFHCFTLDTVRAGGAEDYLG; the protein is encoded by the coding sequence ATGAAGCTCAACAGCTACGACGAATGGTCTTCCCTCAAGGAGGTCGTCGTCGGCTCCGCCGACAACTACGCCCAGCGCGTGCGCGACCTCACCTTCGACATGTTCATCAGCGACAACCTCACCGGCGCCCGGGGCTACTACCCGAGCATCCGGGTGTCCGAGGACGGCGCGACGTCCGAGTCACCCGAGCGCATAGCCTTCCGCCAGCGCCTGGCCGACGAACTCGTCGAGGACGTCGAAGGCATGGCCGACACCCTGCGCTCGCTCGGCATCACGGTCCACCGGCCGCTGGCGCCGGAGAAGTTCGACCGGGGCGTCAGCACCCCGTTCTGGTCCGCGCCCGTCACGCCGCCGCTGAACGTCCGCGACAACACCCTGATCCTCGGCGACGAGATCATCGAGACCCCGCCGATGCTCCGGGCCCGCTACTTCGAGACGAAGTTCCTCTCCCAGATCTTCCAGGACTACTTCCTCCAGGGCGCCCGCTGGACCACCATGCCCCGCCCGGTCATGACCGACAACTCCTTCGACCCCGGGAACGTGGCCACCGCCGCCCCCAACGTCGAGGTGCCGCTCGAACCCCGCCCCTCCCCGTACGACGTCGGCCTGGAGATGCTGATCGACGGCGCGAACGCCCTGCGCTTCGGGCGCGACGTGATCGTCAACATCTCCAACGCCAACCACGCGCTGGCCGTCGACTGGCTGGAGCGGCACCTCGAAGGACGCTTCCGCGTCCACCGCATGCACAAGCTCACGCAGAGCCACATCGACAGCGTCATCGTCGCGCTGCGCCCCGGCACCCTGCTGCTGCGCTCGGAGGGGGTCCGCGACTACCTCCCCGAGGCGCTGCGGAACTGGGACGTCATCGTGGCACCCACGCCCGCGCTGGAGGACTACCCGCAGTACGAGGGCGGCGACCCCATCCCGCCGAGCCCCTACATCGACTTGAACCTGCTGTCGATCGACGAGTCGACCGTCATGGTCAACGACGCGTGCAAGACGCTCATCCGCACGCTGGAACAGCACGGGTTCACGGTCGTCCCGGTCCGCCACCGTCACCGCAGGCTCTTCGGCGGCGGCTTCCACTGCTTCACCCTCGACACGGTGCGGGCCGGCGGCGCCGAGGACTACCTCGGCTGA
- a CDS encoding MFS transporter, translated as MSSSAEQQTIDDPAKSTPQPLRKLRGFRFFFLSRTISGLGSAVTTVVLPVLTYQQTRSPLLVSLVAAAGTLPYLLFGLVAGVVADRVDRRRLMVAADILNAACLATIPAAAALGVLTGVQVIVVALLSSSLALFFDAGVYGFVPETVGKENLAQANGLIYGAESVVRITGTAVAGGLMVLLSPADSVVVDAVSFIASAVLVRAVARKPRSGAPAARPGFKESVGEGLRFLWGHPVLRTMTVVGTLQSFAGGAIVGQMVVYADRGLGISGTDARIGFLYAAWSAGGIGGSLLLPRIRRRLDASRILLLALPAGALLGLVVVFAQDWRVAVAALAVWGSAYLVVLVNTMTYSQEVTPAELQGRVNTTRRMLSSGLGVPLGALVASAVTVRFGIHAGMSTAVASVALAAALVWSVHVRQLVREPARRD; from the coding sequence ATGTCTTCGAGCGCAGAGCAGCAGACCATCGATGATCCCGCGAAATCCACCCCACAACCCCTCAGGAAACTGAGGGGTTTCCGATTCTTCTTCCTTTCCAGGACGATATCCGGACTGGGCTCGGCCGTCACCACGGTCGTGCTTCCGGTCCTGACGTACCAGCAGACGCGGTCCCCGCTCCTGGTGTCCCTGGTCGCCGCGGCGGGAACCCTGCCGTACCTGCTGTTCGGGCTGGTGGCCGGGGTGGTGGCCGACCGGGTCGACCGCCGCCGCCTCATGGTGGCCGCCGACATCCTCAACGCCGCCTGCCTGGCGACCATCCCGGCGGCAGCCGCCCTCGGGGTGCTGACGGGCGTCCAGGTGATCGTCGTGGCGCTGCTGTCGTCCAGTCTCGCGCTGTTCTTCGACGCGGGGGTGTACGGGTTCGTTCCCGAGACGGTGGGCAAGGAGAACCTCGCCCAGGCCAACGGCCTGATCTACGGCGCGGAGTCCGTCGTCCGCATCACCGGCACCGCGGTCGCCGGCGGCCTGATGGTCCTGCTCAGCCCGGCGGATTCCGTCGTGGTCGACGCCGTCTCCTTCATCGCCTCCGCGGTCCTCGTCCGGGCCGTCGCCCGCAAGCCCCGTAGTGGCGCTCCCGCCGCGCGCCCCGGTTTCAAGGAGTCCGTCGGCGAGGGGCTGCGGTTCCTCTGGGGACACCCGGTGCTGCGCACCATGACCGTGGTCGGCACGCTGCAGTCCTTCGCCGGAGGAGCGATCGTCGGGCAGATGGTCGTCTACGCGGACCGCGGGCTCGGGATCTCCGGCACGGACGCGCGGATCGGATTCCTCTACGCGGCGTGGAGCGCCGGCGGGATCGGCGGTTCGCTGCTCCTGCCCAGGATCCGCCGCCGGCTCGACGCCTCCCGGATCCTCCTGCTGGCGCTGCCGGCGGGTGCGCTGCTCGGTCTGGTCGTGGTGTTCGCCCAGGACTGGCGGGTCGCCGTGGCGGCGCTCGCGGTGTGGGGGTCGGCCTACCTGGTGGTGCTCGTCAACACGATGACGTACTCGCAGGAGGTCACGCCCGCGGAGCTCCAGGGCCGGGTGAACACCACCCGCCGGATGCTCTCCTCGGGCCTGGGGGTCCCGCTGGGAGCACTGGTCGCCAGCGCGGTGACCGTGCGCTTCGGGATCCACGCCGGGATGTCGACGGCGGTCGCCTCGGTCGCCCTGGCCGCCGCACTGGTCTGGTCGGTCCACGTACGACAGCTCGTCCGGGAACCCGCGCGGCGCGACTGA
- a CDS encoding HelD family protein has product MTAVPPVESDGCELGREQAFLDVLHARVDARRAELGDRLAETLAQGGDGTAQARIERQSTVERLNRLLTALDAAEDRLCFGRLDLSDGERRYIGRIGVRGERPDDDPLLIDWRAPAARPFYTATPAVPQGVLRRRHLHTKGREVTRLDDELLDASAPGAAGVELTGEAALLAALGADRTGRMRDIVATLQAEQDRIIRSPHSGVLVVQGGPGTGKTVVALHRAAYLLYTAPRLNDRGVLVVGPSTVFRSYISQVLPGLGETSVLLRAVGELYPGVTATAVECEAAAEIKGRPAMARMLEAAIRARQAETAGPVRVRLGGEDLTLGRRWLRDAADAARGTRLPHNLARPAFCRAVIAEVAVRLAKVIADIEERFEEDLSDRIDSAGLDRAVAGDLASVFGPDAPQVDLAQQALDELADAEQHWLAELPGDPGMLRLLERLWPVVTPERLLEELYADEEALAAAAPWLLPGERALLSRRPGSPWTPADVPLLDEAAELLGFDHGAALDRLAGERAEEVEYAQGVIDIARGSRAVEDGAGDGAERLTAADLVDAGRLAAGYREAAVTTVAERAAGDRSWAFGHVIVDEAQELSAMAWRLLVRRCPSRSFTVVGDVAQTGDAAGSVSWRDALRPHFGDRWRFERLSVNYRTPAEIVSAADDVLAAIHPELEGARAVRRSGEEPWREQVPPGALAARVAELAGREASAVGSGRFAVIAPAAEVERLATAVCESVPDASWGPEPDLDRRTVVLGPRQAKGLEFDSVLLVDPQGMLDASARGPGDLYVALTRATRRLCVVHPGAIPAVLARLPERKSESFPGAG; this is encoded by the coding sequence GTGACCGCCGTCCCGCCAGTGGAGTCCGACGGCTGTGAACTCGGGCGTGAGCAGGCGTTCCTGGACGTGCTCCACGCCCGGGTCGACGCCCGCCGGGCGGAGTTGGGGGACCGGCTCGCCGAGACGCTCGCGCAGGGGGGCGACGGGACGGCCCAGGCGCGGATCGAGCGGCAGAGCACGGTGGAACGGCTGAACCGGCTGCTGACCGCGCTCGACGCGGCGGAGGACCGGCTCTGCTTCGGCAGGCTCGACCTGAGCGACGGGGAGCGCCGCTACATCGGCCGGATCGGCGTGCGCGGGGAGCGGCCCGACGACGACCCGCTGCTGATCGACTGGCGTGCCCCGGCCGCCCGGCCGTTCTACACCGCCACCCCGGCCGTCCCGCAGGGCGTCCTGCGACGGCGGCACCTGCACACGAAGGGCCGGGAGGTGACCCGGCTGGACGACGAGCTGCTGGACGCCTCGGCCCCGGGCGCCGCCGGAGTCGAACTGACCGGTGAGGCGGCCCTGCTGGCGGCGCTGGGCGCGGACCGCACCGGCCGGATGCGCGACATCGTGGCGACCTTGCAGGCGGAGCAGGACCGGATCATCCGCTCCCCGCACTCCGGCGTGCTGGTGGTCCAGGGTGGCCCCGGGACCGGCAAGACCGTGGTCGCCCTGCACCGGGCGGCCTACCTGCTGTACACGGCCCCGCGCCTGAATGACCGCGGTGTGCTGGTGGTCGGCCCGAGCACCGTGTTCCGCAGCTACATCAGCCAGGTGCTGCCGGGGCTCGGCGAGACCAGTGTGCTGCTGCGCGCGGTGGGTGAGCTGTACCCCGGTGTCACCGCCACCGCGGTCGAGTGCGAAGCCGCGGCCGAGATCAAGGGCCGGCCGGCGATGGCGCGGATGCTGGAGGCCGCGATCCGCGCCCGGCAGGCCGAGACGGCCGGCCCGGTACGGGTCCGGCTGGGCGGGGAAGACCTGACGCTCGGGCGGCGCTGGCTCCGGGACGCGGCCGACGCCGCCCGCGGCACGCGGCTGCCGCACAACCTGGCCCGGCCCGCCTTCTGCCGGGCCGTGATCGCCGAGGTGGCCGTGCGGCTGGCGAAGGTGATCGCCGACATCGAGGAGCGCTTCGAGGAGGACCTGTCCGACCGCATCGACTCCGCCGGGCTCGACCGCGCCGTGGCCGGTGACCTGGCCTCCGTCTTCGGCCCGGACGCACCGCAGGTGGACCTCGCGCAGCAGGCCCTGGACGAGCTGGCCGACGCGGAGCAGCACTGGCTGGCCGAACTGCCCGGGGATCCGGGCATGCTGCGGCTGCTGGAGCGGCTGTGGCCGGTGGTCACTCCGGAGCGGTTGCTGGAGGAGCTCTACGCGGACGAGGAGGCCCTGGCCGCGGCGGCGCCGTGGCTGCTGCCCGGGGAGCGGGCGCTGCTGTCGCGCCGGCCCGGAAGCCCCTGGACGCCCGCCGACGTTCCGCTGCTGGACGAGGCCGCGGAGCTGCTCGGCTTCGACCACGGCGCCGCGCTGGACCGGCTGGCCGGTGAGCGGGCCGAGGAGGTCGAGTACGCGCAAGGGGTGATCGACATCGCGCGCGGCTCCCGGGCCGTGGAGGACGGGGCGGGAGACGGGGCGGAGCGGCTGACGGCGGCGGACCTGGTGGACGCCGGACGGCTCGCCGCGGGTTACCGGGAGGCGGCGGTGACCACGGTCGCGGAGCGGGCGGCGGGTGACCGCTCCTGGGCGTTCGGCCATGTGATCGTCGACGAGGCGCAGGAACTGTCGGCGATGGCGTGGCGGTTGCTGGTGCGCCGGTGCCCGTCACGCTCGTTCACCGTGGTCGGCGATGTGGCGCAGACCGGTGACGCCGCCGGTTCGGTGTCGTGGCGCGATGCCCTGCGGCCGCACTTCGGCGACCGCTGGCGGTTCGAGCGGCTGAGCGTCAACTACCGTACCCCTGCCGAGATCGTGTCCGCCGCCGATGACGTCCTGGCCGCGATCCACCCGGAGCTGGAGGGTGCGCGCGCGGTGCGCAGGAGCGGCGAGGAGCCGTGGCGCGAGCAGGTGCCGCCCGGCGCCCTGGCGGCCCGTGTGGCCGAGCTCGCCGGCCGGGAGGCTTCGGCCGTCGGCTCGGGGCGGTTCGCGGTGATCGCGCCGGCCGCGGAGGTGGAGCGGCTGGCGACGGCGGTGTGCGAGTCCGTTCCCGACGCGTCGTGGGGGCCCGAGCCGGACCTGGACCGGCGGACGGTGGTGCTCGGCCCGCGTCAGGCCAAAGGGCTGGAGTTCGACTCGGTCCTGCTGGTCGATCCGCAGGGAATGCTGGACGCGTCCGCGCGCGGTCCGGGCGACTTGTACGTGGCGCTCACGAGGGCGACCCGCCGGTTGTGCGTGGTGCATCCCGGTGCAATCCCCGCCGTGCTCGCGCGGCTGCCCGAAAGGAAATCAGAATCCTTTCCGGGCGCGGGTTGA
- a CDS encoding phytanoyl-CoA dioxygenase family protein: MSTSTVIGGTRSELKSAYERDGSCALPYRFDDASVELLRRRVADISGRRRPEVVHEKDSDVVRAIHGCHEFDDVCAALVRHPMLVEIAETLIGGPVYVYQFKVNLKQAREGAAWPWHQDYAFWSEEDAMPRPDAVNFAIPLDDVHEENGPLVVIPGSHTMGLFDLPDKSADTASDWRRHVSNDLAYTVDEARAQRLIAENGTSTILGGAGSLHAFHPSIVHSSSNNRSADRRALLLITYNAVANAPANPTRPAFLVGRDTTPITGCHDERLGLLPVSDPA; the protein is encoded by the coding sequence ATGTCTACGTCCACCGTCATAGGCGGGACCCGGTCCGAGCTGAAATCCGCCTACGAACGGGACGGTTCCTGCGCCCTGCCCTACCGGTTCGACGACGCGTCGGTCGAGCTGCTGCGCCGTCGGGTGGCGGACATCAGCGGCCGGCGCCGGCCGGAGGTGGTGCACGAGAAGGACAGCGACGTCGTCCGCGCCATCCACGGCTGCCACGAGTTCGACGACGTGTGCGCGGCGCTCGTGCGCCACCCGATGCTCGTGGAAATCGCCGAGACGCTGATCGGCGGCCCGGTCTACGTGTACCAGTTCAAGGTCAACCTCAAGCAGGCGCGTGAGGGAGCGGCCTGGCCGTGGCACCAGGACTACGCGTTCTGGAGCGAGGAAGACGCGATGCCGCGTCCCGACGCGGTGAACTTCGCGATCCCGCTGGACGACGTGCACGAGGAGAACGGCCCCCTGGTCGTGATCCCCGGATCGCACACCATGGGCCTGTTCGACCTGCCCGACAAGTCGGCGGACACCGCCTCCGACTGGCGCCGGCACGTGTCCAACGACCTGGCGTACACGGTCGACGAGGCCCGGGCCCAGCGGCTGATCGCCGAGAACGGCACGTCGACGATCCTCGGCGGGGCGGGCTCACTGCACGCCTTCCACCCGAGCATCGTGCACTCCTCGTCGAACAACCGCTCCGCCGACCGGCGCGCCCTCCTGCTGATCACCTACAACGCGGTCGCCAACGCCCCCGCCAACCCCACCCGCCCGGCCTTCCTCGTCGGCCGGGACACCACGCCGATCACCGGCTGCCACGACGAGCGACTGGGCCTGCTGCCCGTATCCGACCCGGCCTGA
- a CDS encoding ferredoxin: MHITIEHDACVGSGQCALAVPEVFDQDDEDGTVLLLDERPPHDLHEAVHEAAGLCPVQAILTAAAADTTP, translated from the coding sequence ATGCACATCACCATCGAGCACGACGCCTGCGTCGGATCCGGGCAGTGCGCCCTGGCCGTACCCGAGGTCTTCGACCAGGACGACGAGGACGGCACCGTCCTCCTCCTCGACGAGCGGCCGCCCCACGACCTGCACGAAGCAGTGCACGAGGCCGCGGGACTCTGCCCCGTCCAGGCCATCCTCACCGCCGCCGCGGCCGACACCACGCCCTGA
- a CDS encoding aminotransferase-like domain-containing protein encodes MVEFDPTRLHGSLRAPVLGSLSFLNEVMGRFPEAISFAPGAPHPETLPGPDLQRYTDRYLAHLREQGTSAERARRTLYEYGPSRGLINDVVSEALWRDHRIGCAPEELVITVGAQEAMLLVLRALFASADDLLAVANPCFVGITGAARLLDIDVVPVDETAQGIDLDRLARECRAARRQGRAIRALYVAPDFSNPGGARMSLDCRRRLLDLAEQEDFQVLEDNAYGFTAGAGTELPPLKALDTRCRVIHIGTFAKVAFPGARVGYVVADQRVRSEGGGTRPLAAELAALKTMVTVNTSPLAQAVIAGMLLEHGGSLVELSRRKAVLYQRNLTALTEALDHELGGDAAPPGIRWNRPEGGFFVRVHLPVRADTRLLEVSAAKYGVLWTPMDQFYLDGAGDTQMRLSCSYLDRGQIEEGVRRLAAFLTKEIRG; translated from the coding sequence ATGGTGGAATTCGACCCGACCCGGCTGCACGGATCGCTGCGCGCGCCCGTGCTGGGATCGCTCAGCTTCCTCAACGAGGTGATGGGGCGCTTCCCCGAAGCGATCTCCTTCGCGCCGGGCGCACCCCACCCCGAGACCCTCCCCGGACCGGACCTCCAGCGCTACACGGACCGCTACCTCGCCCACCTGCGGGAGCAGGGAACCAGCGCGGAGCGGGCCCGCCGCACCCTGTACGAGTACGGTCCCAGCCGGGGCCTCATCAACGACGTGGTCAGCGAGGCGCTCTGGCGGGACCACCGGATCGGCTGCGCACCCGAGGAACTCGTCATCACGGTGGGCGCCCAGGAGGCGATGCTCCTGGTCCTGCGCGCGCTCTTCGCATCGGCCGACGACCTCCTGGCCGTCGCCAACCCCTGCTTCGTCGGCATCACCGGCGCGGCCCGGCTGCTCGACATCGACGTCGTCCCGGTCGACGAGACCGCGCAGGGCATCGATCTCGACCGCCTCGCACGGGAGTGCCGGGCGGCGCGACGGCAAGGACGCGCCATCCGCGCCCTGTACGTGGCCCCGGACTTCTCCAACCCGGGGGGCGCCCGGATGTCCCTCGACTGCCGCCGCCGGCTCCTCGACCTGGCCGAACAGGAGGACTTCCAGGTCCTGGAGGACAACGCCTACGGATTCACGGCCGGGGCCGGCACCGAGCTCCCGCCGCTCAAGGCACTCGACACCCGCTGCAGGGTGATCCACATCGGGACCTTCGCCAAGGTCGCCTTCCCGGGCGCCCGCGTCGGCTACGTCGTGGCCGACCAGCGCGTGAGGTCCGAGGGCGGCGGCACACGGCCGCTCGCCGCCGAGCTGGCCGCCCTCAAGACGATGGTCACCGTCAACACCTCCCCCCTCGCCCAGGCGGTCATCGCCGGGATGCTGCTCGAACACGGCGGCTCCCTGGTCGAACTCAGCCGCCGCAAGGCAGTGCTGTACCAGCGCAACCTGACGGCATTGACGGAGGCGCTCGACCACGAGCTCGGCGGCGACGCGGCGCCGCCCGGGATCCGGTGGAACCGGCCCGAAGGCGGGTTCTTCGTCCGCGTCCACCTGCCGGTGCGCGCCGACACCCGTCTGCTGGAGGTGTCGGCGGCGAAGTACGGCGTGCTGTGGACGCCGATGGACCAGTTCTACCTCGACGGCGCGGGCGACACCCAGATGCGGCTCTCATGCAGCTATCTCGACCGCGGGCAGATCGAGGAAGGCGTGCGGCGACTCGCCGCTTTTCTGACGAAGGAGATCCGGGGATGA